In Glycine soja cultivar W05 chromosome 10, ASM419377v2, whole genome shotgun sequence, the genomic stretch CATAAATTAACAAAAGAATTAGTTTTACATGAAGCTGAACTTGGTGAAAACATTAACAATTCAGAAAAGgggaaaatgtcaaaaatgggTATCTAGGCTCCGACGACTTCTTGAGGCTGTTTCGGCTTCGCTTTGCTTTTCTTAGTCTTTCCAACTGCGactcctttgtcttccacttCAGTTTGGTTTTCAATCCTGGCAAAGACTGGTTTAGGTTGAGCCATGACTTGGCCACCCTTAAGCCCACCCCACTCGGTGTCTCTCTACAATGTAAAACAGCTTAAATAAGACACGCAGCAGAACAGAATAGTTCAAAATTATGTGTAAGTCATGTATATGTAAAAATTTATGTGTATGTGAGcatatgtgtgtgtgagagaaagGACAGACCCAGGTTGCTGCATCAAATTGGTCCCTGGAATAGCCAAGTTGGGCATATATTCTCCAACTCAAGCTTGGTGTAACAGGAAATAGTGCAATTGCAATAATCCTCACTGTCTCTAATATAATTACAAGGTCCTGCTCCAACATCATATTATACTTGATTAAGAAGGAACTTAATGACAATTGACAATTAATGAAAAGCAAATTGACTATGTTCACTCCATGCATGAAAAGAAACAATTGTTTGGTTTTTTTGATCCAATGTCAGTTAAAGAGTTTGAATGTCAACGAACAATATATGATGTTAAAATGATGCTAAAAACAATTATTGAATATGAAATACCCTAAATATTCTAATGatgtaaaatttctttttttaactgaTAGTATATGAAGTTTTATACTGATAGAAAACAATATATCATGTTTAAACTTTTACTAGTCCCAgatgttattcaagataatttcattttcatacAATATAGGGCTGAGCTAATTACCTTAGCAGCTGCTTCAGCAGCAGTACCCCCTTGCTTAAAGAGAGACCATGGTGCACGTTGATCCATATACAAATTCCCAACATTACCAATCTCCAGAGCAGCCTCACAAGCTGATGACAGGGAGAGATTTTCATAGTGAATGCGAACTTTATCAACCTACAGACAACAAAAACATTGGTCAAACTTTGAGTCACAGGCAACTCCCACCACAACTTATGAACAAGGGCAAAAAGAATAGCTTTAAAATATGTCAAGTTAGCGACTATGGAACCAAAATTTGGAACATTAACTAAGGGTCAGACTGTTTCTATTTTGATATTTGAAATAGAATATAAAACAAAAGTTCTAATGATATAGCCTATAAACAAGTAAttacttcattttttgtttggtatataacaaaataatgaaaatattataacaatttttaatagTGTTCTGGGCAGGATCTTTAGATATGCAGAGTTGTATCTAGCTAGCCTCTAACAgcccatcaaatttaaataccAACCCACCCCCATCTATCTGGATTATTTAAATCCAGTTGCTGATGGGTTATTTCATTATGTCCAAATACCTAGAACACAGGATAAAATCGAAGTAGTAGTTAGCATCCACTCTCAAATCAAAAGATGTCTCCTCCTGATGtggaaacaaaatatttcaacttGAAATTCCTAGCATTCTGAACATTGATTACAAGTTACAATAAAAGCTACCGTGCACCAAGCAGCATTCAACACCAGTTATAAATCACCAGACAAAAAATGTGCTATAGAGGGTTTCCATAGTTATAAAATTCACAGGAAGCATAACCCCAGACTGCTGCAAAATGacaaactttaaaatttaaatttaatatatagttATAGAAATATAGATCCTAGAGGCTTCACCAGCTTCTCTACATTGTCCTTGAATTCATTTCCTTCAGCAGCTGTAGTGGAATCCACCACCAGAATTGATTGGCAGTTCTTTTTCAGAAGTCCCAGTGTCCGATTAAGAAGATTTCCTGCCAAAATATTGGAGGGAATACAAATCAATACGTTGTTACTGAATGCTACAAGTAATGAAAGCAAGGTTGAAGGTACCAATTGTATTGGCAAGATGTGCATTCACAATATTGATGAAGCGTTCCTCTGAATAGTCTCCATCATTGCCGAATTCCACCTCTCTGACAAAGAAGTATCTAACTGCATCTGTCCCAAATTTATTAACCAAATCGTTTGGTTCAAGTGTATTCCCTAGTGACTTGCCCATCTTCATGCCATCCtaacattttcaaaataaaaagcattgctgcatgaaatgaaattaaatataagaaacaGGTTTATAAAACTTTGCTAAGTCACAAATTGCCAAATTTAGTTTCCTAGCTTTTCCTAAGACCCATATTTTATTGAACTATGTTTgtaaattttactatttatacACTAGATTTGAATAACAGTACATAAATTGCACAAGGTTTCCCCCTAATTTCCCCCTAACAAGGAGTTTCCTTCTGCAAAACACCATGAACAACAAACTGACTACCTCCAATGGATCTGtcacaaaaaatatacaacactATAACTGCCACACAAATCATAACTTACTAAAGacacaaaaacaataataattcaGATCCATAACTACCTAAAGACACAAATACTGCACAAACACTAATAGTTCAGGCCTACTGAATGTCCAAGTCTTGAGCTGGTTTGTATCCCTTCTCACATAAACTTCCCAAGGTGTCTATCAACACTTCTCAGGAAATGAATAGCCTTGACCTCAAGGCCGTATCATTACAGCTACCTCAAGAAGAAACTTAAGATAGTAAATAGGCTCAACTACAAATACCTTTGTCAAGAATCCATGGCCAAATACCATTTTAGGAAGGCTTAGTCCAGCAGACATTAGCATAGCTGGCCAGTAAACAGCATGGAAGCGTAGAATATCCTATAGAGTAACAAAATCATTAAAGAAATATACAAAATCAATGTTTTAGCTATTCTttcatatcataaaaaattcattaactAACATATATCATGGGTTGCAAAAAAACCATCACCAAAAACAAATGCTTCGGTAGCAACTACAATGTTTAAGATGAAAATATTAGTGTTGCATTTTTTggcaaaaatttaaaacagataaagagaaaaaaaaaaaaacaaatcaaaagttTCCATGTTTATGATTCTATTTGATTCCAAAGAGATAAACCATGCAGAAAAGTGGCATCTCATCGTACGACAACCCAGTGTAAGTTGGAACAAGTTGTGCAGCCTCTCTCACACACAGACAAACAAATTAGTGAAGGATGCATAGAAGGAAAGCTTAGGGTGAAAACAATGAAACATTGGGCCTTTTATGTAAAGGATCCTCACAAATTGTAACATAATGAATTTGTTATAAGTAGATAAAAAATGGTTTTCAGTAAATTaagtttactaaaaaaaataggaacacTGGTGACATACCTTACCAATCAAGTGCAGTGAAGCTGGCCAACCTGAAGAAACAGTTTTTAGTAAATCAGGTTGTTCCTGATCATCAGATAGTGCTGATATATAGCTGCAAATATGAAAAGATATTCAATAAAAGTTTAGGAAGGTAATTAGCAACTcatttaattaaagatattcagcAGAATAGCAGAAATCCAAacttttctttatcatttttcagtACAAATGGTCATGCATAATTTGAACTTTCATGCATTTAGCAATGTATTTCAAACGATAAACAAACTGATAGTCATTGATTATGATAGACAGGAACTATAAGATTATAGAATAGAGTCAAGGGAAATTAGAGAAGCACGCACAAGCCATAAAATGCATTCCTTACCCTAGTAAAGCATCAAACCATACATATATAGTCTGGGTCTTGTCATCAGGAACAGGAATGCCCCAATCAACTGATGCTCGGGAAATGGAAAAGTCCCTCAAGCCACTGTTGATCCAACTTTGAACCTTGAAGGTTATAGAAGAAGTTAATTTTGAAGCACGATACATTAAGAAAATCCATTTTAAGTTCTCCCAACAGAGATAATATGCAGTTCATTAGACACCTATATCTCATAGATGAACCTGCTATAAAGCACTATACCACTATCTATGGGGAAGCATGTAGGCCAGCATGAAGGGTAGGGTTGAAACAAGACAAATCAAACATCTTGGTATTTGCATTTTCTTTAACAATATGTCATCAAATTTATATCCAATTAACATATCAATTATCAAATATCTGGATCAGAGTttaattgtgtgtgtgtgtgtgtgtacaaGTGATAAAGGTAGGGTACTATAGTACCCACTACCGAAAGCCATGCTCATGGCAAATTTTTGTGGGTTCCTTAGGCCTGAACCCACAAACCATTTTATGGGTAAAAACCATGTAGGTAATTTTGGCAAGTATCCATTGGATATAGATCCAACCGTCATTCCTAACCATAATTAATAGTATTTGTTATAATCTTTTACATCCAATAAGATTCATGACCACAAAATCACTTAATTGAACTATATAGTCACATGATCTTATAAACATATAAGATATAAAGTCATGTCAAAGTGTTGTAGAttatagaaatagaaatataatTTGAAATGGTTGTAGAATATTAAGATTCTAA encodes the following:
- the LOC114372592 gene encoding methionine--tRNA ligase, chloroplastic/mitochondrial-like, producing the protein MAVRINCSIQNTLCLLNPPLFSLRYRASPLKLKPQLHFRQNPSRGALFCTCATTDITPHNTEPFVLTTPLYYVNAPPHMGSAYTTIAADAIARFQRLLGKKVIFITGTDEHGEKIATAAMAQGSTPPDHCNLISQSYMTLWKDLDISYDKFIRTTDSKHEAIVKEFYSRVLANGDIYRADYDGLYCVNCEEYKDEKELLDNNCCPVHLKPCVSRKEDNYFFALSKYQKALEDTLNKNPNFVQPSFRLNEVQSWINSGLRDFSISRASVDWGIPVPDDKTQTIYVWFDALLGYISALSDDQEQPDLLKTVSSGWPASLHLIGKDILRFHAVYWPAMLMSAGLSLPKMVFGHGFLTKDGMKMGKSLGNTLEPNDLVNKFGTDAVRYFFVREVEFGNDGDYSEERFINIVNAHLANTIGNLLNRTLGLLKKNCQSILVVDSTTAAEGNEFKDNVEKLVDKVRIHYENLSLSSACEAALEIGNVGNLYMDQRAPWSLFKQGGTAAEAAAKDLVIILETVRIIAIALFPVTPSLSWRIYAQLGYSRDQFDAATWRDTEWGGLKGGQVMAQPKPVFARIENQTEVEDKGVAVGKTKKSKAKPKQPQEVVGA